One Pirellulales bacterium genomic window, CCGCCCCTTGGGTCCGGTACTTGGTCGTGCTTTGACGCGCCGATGCACAGCGACATTTTGAGATCGAACCGTGGCCCGGAAGGCGACGGACCGGCCGTCGCCGCCCCTCGGTGGCCCGCTTGCTCCGCAAGCGGAACCCCCGTCACCAGCGACTTGGCCGCCGATCGCGCCTGGCCCTGGCACCGGCGGCTTGCGTCGGCCGCCACTCGCCGTGTTCGGGCCTGGTGCCGGAGCGCGGCCGACGACCACCGGCCGACGCCCGTCGAGTCGGCGGTCAATTGGCTGAACCAACAGTCGCGCTCCGTCGGGCTGGCCGTGCGATGCGGCGCGCCGCCGTGCCCAGGGTTGACCGCGGCGCTCCTGCCGACGTTGCTGGAATTTGGGCAGCTCGAATTGCTCGAGGACTGGCTCGGGTGGCTGTTGTCGGCGCAGCGGTCGGATGGCAGCTTTACACAAGCAGGCATGGATGTCGGCTCCTTTCTCAATACGGCCGAAGCGCTCGTCGCTCTGACCGAGTTGGCCGCAGCCGGAATGGTCGTCGCCCACGATCCGGCCCGACGCGCCGCCGAGTACCTAAACCAGCGGCTGGCGGATTTCTCTCTCGCGGGCACGGGCGGCGATCGTCGGCTGCGGACGGCGGTGTCGGTCCGCTGCGCGGCTGCATTGTCTGGGGCTGGACCGTGGTTGGGGTCAAAACGTTGGCAACAGACCGCCGATGACGTTCTCGTCCGATCGCGCGGCGCGGTCGATTGGCACTTGTGGAACGAGCCGGGCCGCCTGGTCGTCCAGGCCGCGGATGCTTGGCTGACGTTGGGCGAGGTCGATTTGGCACGCGACATCCTACGTTGGCCCTCGTCTCGGCAACGCCGCGATGGATCCGTGCCCGCGACGGAGCACGCCACCTGGGGCGAGAACGACGTGCTGGCACACTTGTCGGCCCTCTGGTTCCGTTTGGGCGAGCGCGATCGGGCCGATCGAGCACTCGCGTTTTTGCACCGGCAGCAGCGGCCCAGCGGCGGCTGGTGGCAGCGATGGGGCCGCTCTCTGCCGACGGGTGAATCGGCTTGGGCGGTCAACCATTATCTCGATGCCGCCCGGCTGCAAGTCGCCACGTCGTTTGATCAGCCCAACGAGTTGCCGACCGCCATTGCCGCAAACGACGGTCGCTTGGTTGCCGTTCGCGACTGGCTCGCGACACTGGGTATCGCGCCGAAAGTGGCCGACGTCGGCTGCGGCCCCGGCAGGTTTCTATGCGAGTTGAGGCGTGTCGTTCCCCATGCGCGGCTGGTCGGCATCGACCCCGCGCCGGCCATGCTGCGCCGACTGCCGCCGGGCATCGAAAGCCGCACCGGCAGCCTGTTGCGCATTCCGGCCGGCGACGGAGAGTTCGACGGGGTCTTCGCCGTGGAGTCGCTGGAGCATTCGCTGCTGCCCGAACGGGCGGTGGACGAACTTTGCCGTGTGGTGCGGCCGGGCGGGAAGATTCTCATTATCGACAAGCATCGCGCCCGGCAGCCGTTGTCGCTGCACCAGCCGTGGGAGCGGTGGTTTTTGCCGGAAACGGTCGAGCACTGGATGGCGCGGCATTGCGGCGACTTGCGTGTCGAACCGATCACGCACGGCCCGGCCGGAAAAACCGGCCTGTTCCTCTGTTGGCAAGGCACGCGGCGGGCATGCGCCTATGCGTCCCCTGCCGAAGTCTCCGGCAGCGTGCCCAAGCTGGCCAGAAATTCGCTCATTTCGCCGGCAGCATGAGCGTTGCCTTGCTGCCGGGCCTGCTCGATGCCATCGCGCAACACGGCCCGCGCATCGTCGATCCTGCCCAGGCGCGTCAACTGCTGGCCCGACATGAAGAAAGCCGGCACGTAAGGCGGCGTGTCGGCCATCAGTCCGCGCAGCGTTTCCAGGCTCCGCTCGTGGTTGCTTTCTTTGTCCAGTTCCATCGCTAGACTATAGCGCAGGAATACGTCGCGCGGATCGTCCGCCAGCATCGACTCAATTCGTTCGCGGCGTGATGGGGGCATAGGTTTTAAGCGTGCGCCGCTTCGTAAGTGGCAATCTTGTCTTCGTGCGCCAGCGTCAGTCCGATGTCGTCGAGTCCGTTCAGCAGACAGTGCCGCCGGGAGTCGTCGACGTCGAAGCTCAGCGTCAGCCCGTGCTCGTCGCGGACCGTGCGCGACTCCAAGTCGATGGTCAGCTTGTAACCGGGGTATTGAGCCATGCGCCGGAACAACTCATCGACTTGCTCCTCCGACAACCGCACGGGCAGCAGGCCGTTCTTGAAGCAGTTGTTGTAAAAAATATCGGCGAAGCTGGGCGCGATGATGCTGCGAAAGCCGAAATCTTCCAACGCCCAAGGAGCATGCTCGCGGCTGGAACCGCAGCCGAAATTGCGCCGCGCCAACAGCACGGTGGCGCCCTGGTATTCGGGCCGGTTCAGCTCGAACTTCGGATCGGGCGAGCCGTCGGGCAACTGTCGCCAATCGAAGAACAGAAACTGCCCGAAGCCGGTCCGTTCGATCCGCTTCAAGAACTGCTTGGGGATGATCTGGTCGGTATCGACGTTGGCCCGGTCCATCGGAACGACCAGGCCGCTGTGGGTGGTGAAGGGTTTCATATCGGTCTTTCTGTATCTCCCCGTTGGTACCAAGTCACGCAGCAGATAATGACGGACTCGCGGAGGTCACGATTTCATCATGTGCCAACCGCCTGCGCGCATGCAGCTCTTCGCGGAAACGACCATTGCTTTGCGCCGATGCTTTTGGTTGTGAGGCAATCGCAGTAGCCCGCCCTAGTGGCGCAATCTTATCCGCTTCGCTGGCGGCGGTCATCGCCTCAGCCTCTTCTCCAAGAAGCTCATGGCTGAGCGCCTTGCTATACATTGCGGCAGACGCAATTGCGGAGCGCCATGGCGCGGATGGAGCTTCCGGCAAGCTCCCGATACCGCGATTGACGAGTTGAATGACCTCGCGCAATTCCATCTCGAATCCAGATCCAGGAATTGACTCGAGGCTATCGAAAAGAACATCCGCCGACAGCAGCAGTAAATACGGATCCGCCACATCTAACGTCAGCCGCGCTGCTTCCGCTTTTGCCAGTTTTGCTTGTCCCGAGCTCAAGAGGAACCGGAAATACAGTGCTAAGAATCGAACATCGCCCGGACTCAGCCGAATCGCGTCGGACATGAACACCGCTGCCGGAGCGTACTGCCCCAGGTCTGCCCAAAGAATGCCGCGTAAGACGGCGACATCACGCGCCGGCAGTCGCCCCTCGTTCTCGCGCAAGAATCTCAACGCGCCGTCAAAATCCCTGGTCGCGAGAAGCGATCGGAATTCGGCGCACAGGGCGTCGGGCACTTCGCCCGACTGTGTCCGCTCGGTGCCTACATGCGAAAGATCTGCCGCCAAGCCGTCCAGTCGGTCTAGGT contains:
- a CDS encoding methyltransferase domain-containing protein — translated: MAADRAWPWHRRLASAATRRVRAWCRSAADDHRPTPVESAVNWLNQQSRSVGLAVRCGAPPCPGLTAALLPTLLEFGQLELLEDWLGWLLSAQRSDGSFTQAGMDVGSFLNTAEALVALTELAAAGMVVAHDPARRAAEYLNQRLADFSLAGTGGDRRLRTAVSVRCAAALSGAGPWLGSKRWQQTADDVLVRSRGAVDWHLWNEPGRLVVQAADAWLTLGEVDLARDILRWPSSRQRRDGSVPATEHATWGENDVLAHLSALWFRLGERDRADRALAFLHRQQRPSGGWWQRWGRSLPTGESAWAVNHYLDAARLQVATSFDQPNELPTAIAANDGRLVAVRDWLATLGIAPKVADVGCGPGRFLCELRRVVPHARLVGIDPAPAMLRRLPPGIESRTGSLLRIPAGDGEFDGVFAVESLEHSLLPERAVDELCRVVRPGGKILIIDKHRARQPLSLHQPWERWFLPETVEHWMARHCGDLRVEPITHGPAGKTGLFLCWQGTRRACAYASPAEVSGSVPKLARNSLISPAA
- the leuD gene encoding 3-isopropylmalate dehydratase small subunit, with the translated sequence MKPFTTHSGLVVPMDRANVDTDQIIPKQFLKRIERTGFGQFLFFDWRQLPDGSPDPKFELNRPEYQGATVLLARRNFGCGSSREHAPWALEDFGFRSIIAPSFADIFYNNCFKNGLLPVRLSEEQVDELFRRMAQYPGYKLTIDLESRTVRDEHGLTLSFDVDDSRRHCLLNGLDDIGLTLAHEDKIATYEAAHA